The region GGACCATTTCACTTGGACAAACCCGAGTGTGCCATCGATCTAATTGATATTTAAGCAAGTTTACCTCTATCAGCAATCAGCCGGTATTTGTTTTGGGGGCCCCGACAATAGCCAGTGGCTGACCCTggcattcccattcccattggCATTGCTACTGATGTTACgtaattacgcatacgccatgttgaaCAAGTGTTTGGTTTGAACAAGTGAATAGTTTAAAGTAGAACAACTATTTAAGACTATATTTCAAactataaaacaaaaatctagCTGAGAATCTAGCTACGTTCTAGATTAGATTTCTGTTGAAATCATACAACGGAAACCAATAAGAGTTTTATTTCCCTTTAATCCTGATTAGGTTTTGAGGAAACCCCAAAATATTCAAGTGGTTTGCTGGGAGCTTGATAATCTCTACATGATTTTATCAAATTCGTAGAAAAAAGGGAGAAAAATATTAGCTAGTTTAAGAGAATTTactttagaatattttttcttgaattAAATCTACAAATGAAGCGGAAAGTTTATGGTAAATGAAGATAATATATTCTCAGGAATCCCCCAAAGATTATTTAACAATTGGCTGATTCATTATTTGTCAGAAagcaaatatatttaaaagaatATCTATAATAAGCACTTGAAgtgaaatttttttccaatctTGTGTGACTCATTGTGGCCTAATCTCAGAGATTGCCTGAAACTTTATTTCACGTAGAAACTTAACTATTTTAACCCATCGGCTAAAAGGTATTTCGATAAGAAATTTTTCCTAATTTATAgcggtattttttttgggttgacCAATCAAAGAAATTATTGCAATTAGTGAGCAATTTTGAATACACATATTGATCTAAGCCAAGTCTTTTCACCGCAAATTAGCATGATCGAAACCTAgtgatttaatttttggcaATTTAAATGCCGAATGctgaatatttaattaatttctggCGGCCTTTCTTCTATTCCAGAGACTGACCGTTAGCGAAGACGACGGAAACGGAAAGTAAAAGCCACGATCGCGACTGAAGATTCAAAGGCAGAGACTAACAGACATGGCCGAGACAATCAACAACAAGCCGACCATACAGATCCGGAGCGGACTGCCCTCCCCCCTGCCGGACAAGAGCCCCTCCCCGGCCACCAAGCTTCTGCTCAACCACGGCAAGCCCAACTTCACCATCACCCGGAAGGAGGAGAACGGAAACGAGAACGGTAGCCCACAGCCGAGtgccaacaacaactacaatgcCTACAGGAGTGCCAACAACAACGTGAGCACCGCCAACACCAACAAGTTCATTGTGGGCACCAAGTTCAATGGCGTGTTCAAGCCCTCGAATGGCCTCGCCAACGGCAATGGCACCTCTGAGGCCGAAAACGAGGCCGCCAAGGTCGTGCTGCGCCGTCCCAAGTTGAACGCCTCTCCTCCACCCGCCGAGGGCGAGGATGAGAACGTGCCGGAGTTCATCAGACGCCAGCGCCGCATCCAGGAGCGTTTGGCCAAGGAGAACGTCCTGGACTTTGAGAACCGACGCAGCGGATACTTCACGCACGTCATGATCTCGCCGGACTCCCCCAACCGCACTTCCTTTGTGGAGACCATGGCCAGTCCCGCCATAGTGCCCGCTCTCGAGATCCCTGCTCCAGTCACTGAGCAGGTTCAGGAGGagaaggagcaggaggagcCCCAGCCCGCTCCAGTGGCAGCTGCCGTTACCTCAGCCCTGATTACcgaaccagaaccagagccAGTGGTCAGCAACGGCCATAGCGAGGAGGTTGCCACCAACGGACACTCCGAAGTGGCCCCCGAGGAGGTGGCCAAGGCCATTGAGGAGGTCAACAAGGCAGTGGCTGGAGAAGACGACGATAAGCCAGATACTGAACCCGTGGAGGCTTCGGTTCCTGCCACACCCACATCCACCCCGGTGCCAGTGGAGGCCCAAGTTGAGGTTGTGGAGCCTGTGCAGAATGGTGTGTCAACTCCGACGGAGGAACCTACCACCAATGGCCAGAAAGAGGAAGCAGCTCCCATTCAGAACGGTCAAAAGGAGGAGGCAGCTGCCCCCGCTCAGAATGGTCAGAAGGAGGAGTCAGCGCCTATTGAAAACGGTGAGaaaaaggaggaggaggccatTACCATTTCCCACACTAATGGCCAGACCAGCGACGGTCCCAGCATACCCGCCCCAGATCCAAGCGGCGCTTTGGGTGTGAACTACGAACCCAAGACCGTGGTTAGCTTCTCCCAGGAGTTGGGAGGCGGGGAGAACAACTATCCCGATACCGTGAAAGTGGTCAGTGAAGCTCCTGCCGAGGCCGGAGCCGATGGAGAGCTGAAGGAGCTGACCAAGCTGAAGTTCGACATCAAGAGCGACGACCAGAACGAGGTCCAGGTGACGCCAGTCTTGCGAGCGGAATAGGTGGATTATCCGAGGTCCTAGCCAGGAGGAGTAGTGCAATTTGTTTTGTTAAACAACAATGgataaaaaatgaaaccatCAACTATTGTATTGTATTTTGTGTTAGCTGCTAAGTTGAAGTTACGAGAAATGTtgccaaatttaattttatgctTCGCGCATCAGTCAGTGTCGAGAGTGATGAACCAATTCCCTTATATAGGTCTGTTGCATGGATCCACTATATCTATATGGATCCATTGAGATATCTGTGTAGATATCCCGCTGTTGAGGCCGAGTCCTCCGGGGGACTTGTGAAACCAAACTACGTTTATATTGCAATAGAAACACTTtgctttatttaaataaattattattattacaaaaaatgtGACTTTGGACTGGAGGGGTACTTGTCGTAAGAGTTCTATAttatatgattttttatttactttgcaATTGAAGTACTATAGCTTGTACCTCAAAGATAACATTATTATTGTTTGACTTTGTGGGGAATGTGTTGTTCGAAAACTAGAACAGTTGTTGTTGATGGTAAGAGGGCACTGataaatgtaaatattaaactttGATTTATGGGGTATTACGAGGCCCCGGGTCTTAAATAAGTTAACAATTAGTCACCCAAGCACCTTAGAAAGCTGGCAAAGCTCCAGACGATTCCGCAGCCTGGCTATCGAAAAATATAAGACAATTTTAAGACCTCGGGCTCAGGGAGTGAGTAGTTCTGATGAATGAAAACCGAAAGTGTTTGCCGATGTCTACCTCAGGGTGTATGGTCGTATGACCTTCGCTTCGATATGCTCCAATCGCAATCAGTTACCTTCCATGATTAATTGCCTTGATTCGGCTGGTTTGTCTATGTGCGATAGTCAGTGATTGATTGGGAGACTCTTTATGTTGGACATAAGTAATAAAATAATGATAAAATAGGAAATAGTGACTCAAAACAGATAGGATATACGTGGAGAAGTTTTTGAGGGTTATGTACCTTAAATAACTGAAGCCC is a window of Drosophila bipectinata strain 14024-0381.07 chromosome 2R, DbipHiC1v2, whole genome shotgun sequence DNA encoding:
- the hebe gene encoding uncharacterized protein hebe; this encodes MAETINNKPTIQIRSGLPSPLPDKSPSPATKLLLNHGKPNFTITRKEENGNENGSPQPSANNNYNAYRSANNNVSTANTNKFIVGTKFNGVFKPSNGLANGNGTSEAENEAAKVVLRRPKLNASPPPAEGEDENVPEFIRRQRRIQERLAKENVLDFENRRSGYFTHVMISPDSPNRTSFVETMASPAIVPALEIPAPVTEQVQEEKEQEEPQPAPVAAAVTSALITEPEPEPVVSNGHSEEVATNGHSEVAPEEVAKAIEEVNKAVAGEDDDKPDTEPVEASVPATPTSTPVPVEAQVEVVEPVQNGVSTPTEEPTTNGQKEEAAPIQNGQKEEAAAPAQNGQKEESAPIENGEKKEEEAITISHTNGQTSDGPSIPAPDPSGALGVNYEPKTVVSFSQELGGGENNYPDTVKVVSEAPAEAGADGELKELTKLKFDIKSDDQNEVQVTPVLRAE